The Thermanaerovibrio acidaminovorans DSM 6589 genome contains a region encoding:
- a CDS encoding response regulator has product MARIMIADDAEFMRLVLRKMLEKGGHEVVGEADNGRDAVYLYTMLHPDLVTLDITMPFLSGLDAAQRIKENHPDARILMVSAMGTRESVERANSIGVKGFIVKPFQEEQVLTAIDKALEG; this is encoded by the coding sequence TTGGCCCGAATAATGATAGCCGACGATGCGGAGTTCATGAGACTGGTCTTGAGGAAGATGTTGGAGAAGGGAGGACACGAGGTGGTCGGGGAGGCGGACAACGGCAGGGATGCGGTCTACCTCTATACCATGCTCCACCCGGACCTAGTCACCCTTGACATAACCATGCCTTTCCTGAGCGGTCTCGACGCGGCCCAGAGGATAAAGGAGAACCACCCGGACGCCCGGATCCTAATGGTCTCCGCCATGGGAACCAGGGAGAGCGTAGAGAGGGCCAATTCCATAGGGGTCAAGGGCTTCATCGTAAAGCCCTTCCAGGAGGAACAGGTCCTGACCGCCATAGACAAGGCCCTGGAGGGCTAG
- the ychF gene encoding redox-regulated ATPase YchF, whose protein sequence is MLHCGIIGLPLSGKTTIFNVITRAGAEVKPYAGGKTDPNRAVVPVPDRRFDALAEHHNPKKRTPAQVEFVDLAGLSRDASKGAGLGNSFLSFVAEADALLHVVRGFSNPSVEHPEGSVDALRDYKIINLELVYRDLGVIENRLSRLGAKKKLTPEEQVERELLERCQESLLSEVPIGKMGLSADELRLLRGFAFLSAKPQMVVLNLDETQRGPQDVKGGAELAEELGSEVPLVCAYGQLEMDLLDLSPEEAQEFTRDLNISEPGRERIISGAYSLLGLISFFTCGPDEVRAWTLKDGASAVDAAGAIHSDLARGFIKAQVVSYEDYASHGFSITACREAGCLRLEGKDYRVKDGDVIEIRFNV, encoded by the coding sequence ATGCTTCACTGCGGAATAATAGGCCTTCCCCTGAGCGGGAAGACCACCATCTTCAACGTGATAACCCGGGCGGGGGCGGAGGTCAAGCCCTACGCGGGGGGCAAGACGGATCCCAACCGGGCGGTGGTGCCCGTGCCGGATCGGCGCTTCGACGCCCTGGCGGAGCACCACAACCCCAAGAAGAGGACCCCGGCACAGGTGGAGTTCGTTGACCTGGCGGGCCTTTCCAGGGACGCCAGCAAGGGGGCGGGGCTAGGGAACTCGTTCCTGTCCTTCGTGGCCGAGGCGGATGCGTTACTACACGTGGTGAGGGGCTTCTCGAACCCATCGGTGGAGCACCCGGAGGGATCGGTGGACGCCCTGAGGGACTACAAGATAATCAACCTGGAGCTGGTGTATCGGGATCTGGGGGTAATAGAGAACCGGCTCTCCCGCTTGGGGGCCAAGAAGAAGCTGACCCCGGAGGAGCAGGTGGAGCGGGAGCTGCTGGAGCGCTGCCAGGAGTCCCTGCTGTCGGAGGTCCCGATAGGCAAGATGGGCCTGTCGGCGGATGAGCTGAGGCTCCTTAGGGGTTTCGCGTTCCTCTCCGCCAAGCCTCAGATGGTGGTTCTCAACCTGGACGAGACCCAGCGGGGGCCCCAGGACGTGAAGGGCGGGGCGGAGCTGGCGGAGGAGCTGGGGAGCGAGGTGCCCCTGGTCTGCGCCTACGGCCAGCTGGAGATGGACCTGCTGGATCTCTCCCCCGAGGAGGCCCAGGAGTTCACCCGGGACCTGAACATATCGGAGCCTGGCCGGGAGCGCATAATAAGCGGCGCCTACTCCCTGCTGGGGCTTATAAGCTTCTTCACCTGCGGGCCCGACGAGGTCAGGGCCTGGACGTTGAAGGACGGGGCCAGCGCGGTGGACGCCGCCGGGGCCATCCACTCGGACCTGGCCAGGGGCTTTATAAAGGCCCAGGTGGTCTCCTACGAGGACTACGCGTCTCACGGCTTCTCCATCACCGCCTGCCGGGAGGCGGGATGTCTGCGCCTGGAGGGAAAGGACTATAGGGTTAAGGACGGGGACGTGATAGAGATAAGGTTCAACGTTTAG
- a CDS encoding NADH:flavin oxidoreductase — protein MRLTDPVCIKGFKLPNRLVASPVASATASVEGGPTEATFRRVEAILSSRAGLVVMEHHAVHPWGRVRRSQMMLHSDQMVPLHRPLAEMIREAGSVPLVQLNHGGSAIAEADLMDLPDFRCVAPSAVPHPAKDGRVVPREMTPEEISELPSLFAAAFERGHQAGYCGVQVHACHGYLLGQFLSPITNRRTDRYGGDLRNRARVLLEVVEALAERAGDSILAVRLGVADFFPGDDPRGLTPEESCWVARELAALGVDLIGVSGNLCGPDAPQGFDPYSKLIMEAVGDRCLVECTGMVRSAERAQTMLSSRVCHLVGVARPLLSDPSSLAGWVVGS, from the coding sequence TTGAGGCTGACGGATCCGGTGTGTATAAAGGGTTTCAAACTGCCCAATCGACTGGTGGCGTCGCCGGTGGCGTCCGCCACCGCATCGGTCGAGGGGGGCCCCACGGAGGCCACGTTCCGGCGGGTGGAGGCCATCCTGTCCTCCCGGGCGGGGCTGGTGGTGATGGAGCATCACGCGGTACATCCCTGGGGGAGGGTGAGGCGGAGCCAGATGATGCTCCACTCGGACCAGATGGTGCCCCTGCACCGTCCCCTGGCGGAGATGATCCGGGAAGCCGGATCGGTGCCGTTGGTCCAGCTCAACCACGGGGGCAGTGCCATAGCGGAGGCGGATCTTATGGACCTGCCGGATTTCCGATGCGTGGCCCCCTCGGCGGTGCCCCATCCCGCCAAGGATGGCCGGGTGGTGCCCCGGGAGATGACACCGGAGGAGATATCGGAGCTGCCGTCCCTTTTCGCCGCCGCGTTCGAGCGGGGCCACCAGGCGGGCTACTGCGGTGTGCAGGTCCACGCCTGCCATGGCTACCTGCTGGGTCAGTTCCTGAGCCCCATCACCAACCGCAGGACCGATCGCTACGGGGGGGACCTGAGGAACCGGGCCAGGGTGTTGCTTGAGGTGGTGGAGGCCCTGGCTGAGCGGGCGGGGGACTCCATCCTGGCGGTTAGGCTGGGGGTGGCGGACTTCTTCCCCGGCGATGATCCCCGGGGGCTTACACCGGAGGAGTCATGCTGGGTGGCCCGGGAGCTGGCGGCCCTGGGGGTGGACCTGATAGGCGTGTCGGGTAACCTTTGCGGTCCCGATGCCCCGCAGGGGTTCGACCCCTACTCGAAGTTGATAATGGAGGCTGTGGGGGATAGGTGCCTGGTGGAGTGCACCGGAATGGTTCGTAGCGCTGAGAGGGCCCAGACCATGCTCTCCTCCCGGGTCTGCCACCTGGTTGGGGTGGCCCGTCCGCTTCTTTCGGATCCGTCCTCCCTGGCCGGGTGGGTGGTGGGATCATGA
- a CDS encoding M55 family metallopeptidase, which produces MRLLVSVRPEGFPVWDVRSPDLVVGSYVEPLCEMLSYGDHQVMVHDPFDLIDDRSLLGRCSVVRSRVPLISLLHVLAQCDGAMLLGYPAMWGAEKGALPREGMGKVSALWVNGRRVGPLGLDAMSCSFLGVPVMMVAGDDFLCHEAEALFEGPRPVTCEIKSSLGADSFVALAGGAGALMDGAKMSLLGVADGTLPSVGGLEGDVLVRISLSSPSLADAVSLIPSSRRTGPMDVSFTAQDPFEMRRFVATALSLIGG; this is translated from the coding sequence ATGAGGTTGCTCGTCTCCGTGAGGCCCGAGGGGTTTCCGGTATGGGACGTGAGATCACCGGATCTGGTGGTGGGGTCCTACGTGGAGCCCCTGTGCGAGATGCTGTCCTATGGTGATCACCAGGTGATGGTTCATGACCCCTTCGATCTGATTGACGATCGATCCCTGTTGGGCCGCTGTTCCGTGGTGAGGAGCCGGGTCCCCTTGATATCCCTCCTCCACGTGTTGGCCCAGTGCGATGGGGCCATGCTGTTGGGGTACCCCGCCATGTGGGGGGCCGAGAAGGGGGCCCTCCCCAGGGAGGGGATGGGTAAGGTGAGCGCCCTGTGGGTCAACGGCAGGAGGGTGGGCCCCCTGGGGCTGGATGCCATGTCGTGCTCGTTCCTGGGGGTGCCGGTCATGATGGTGGCGGGGGACGACTTCCTGTGCCACGAGGCGGAGGCCCTATTCGAAGGGCCTAGGCCGGTGACTTGCGAGATCAAGTCCTCCCTCGGGGCGGACTCCTTCGTAGCCCTGGCGGGCGGTGCCGGGGCCCTTATGGACGGGGCCAAGATGTCCCTCCTGGGGGTGGCCGATGGGACGCTCCCCTCCGTCGGGGGGCTGGAGGGGGATGTGCTGGTCAGGATAAGCCTGTCCAGCCCGTCCCTGGCGGATGCGGTGAGCCTGATACCCTCGAGCCGGAGGACCGGTCCGATGGACGTGTCCTTCACCGCCCAGGACCCCTTCGAGATGAGGCGGTTCGTGGCCACCGCCCTGTCGTTGATCGGGGGGTGA
- a CDS encoding ROK family protein: protein MECSLRIAVDVGGHTVTVGLVDAGSFQVLGHVSHPTPEGGSVAPLARLIRREASRLCGDAGVSIPDQVRMAVPGMLSRERDRILKAPNVPGLDGVWLRQVRSALEGEMGGPVRVLWENDANCYALGEWARGVARGMGDLVLFTLGTGIGCGIILGGRLLIGSRGMAGEAGHLVVRDGGRCGCGGVGHLEAHSGTGAVEALGGGDFRSLWEEFRAGVSRTEVESFLDGLARGMASVFHLLDPQAVVLGGGASRAEGLLEELLPRMGAYLAEPFRGSVRVLISQLGDLAPLIGAAALG from the coding sequence TTGGAGTGCTCGCTTCGCATCGCGGTTGACGTTGGGGGCCACACGGTGACCGTTGGGTTGGTGGATGCCGGGTCCTTCCAGGTTCTGGGCCACGTGAGCCATCCCACACCGGAGGGGGGTAGTGTGGCCCCGTTGGCGCGGTTGATCCGCCGGGAGGCTTCGAGGCTCTGCGGGGATGCGGGGGTATCGATTCCGGACCAGGTGCGCATGGCGGTGCCGGGGATGCTGTCCCGGGAGAGGGACCGGATCCTCAAGGCCCCCAACGTGCCGGGGCTGGACGGGGTCTGGCTTCGGCAGGTGCGCTCCGCCTTGGAGGGGGAGATGGGCGGCCCAGTCCGGGTGCTCTGGGAGAACGACGCCAACTGCTACGCCCTGGGGGAGTGGGCCAGGGGGGTGGCCCGGGGGATGGGGGACCTGGTCCTCTTTACGCTGGGGACCGGCATTGGGTGCGGGATCATCCTGGGCGGCAGGCTCCTGATCGGTAGCCGTGGCATGGCGGGGGAGGCGGGGCATCTGGTGGTCCGGGACGGTGGGCGTTGCGGATGCGGCGGCGTGGGGCACCTGGAGGCCCATTCCGGCACCGGGGCGGTGGAGGCCCTGGGGGGCGGGGACTTCAGGTCCCTTTGGGAGGAGTTCAGGGCTGGGGTTAGCCGTACCGAGGTGGAGTCCTTCCTGGACGGCCTGGCCCGGGGGATGGCGTCGGTTTTTCATCTGCTGGACCCCCAGGCGGTGGTGCTGGGCGGCGGCGCATCTCGGGCGGAGGGGCTACTCGAGGAGCTGCTCCCCCGGATGGGGGCGTACCTTGCGGAGCCCTTCCGGGGGAGCGTGAGGGTGCTCATATCCCAGCTGGGGGACCTGGCCCCCCTGATCGGCGCGGCGGCGTTGGGCTGA
- a CDS encoding YitT family protein — protein sequence MSNVKWQGLRLTAVIKQELRAIGTITIGCIIITLGIMGLTVPYKLPDSGLTGLAVLGKYAFGLSPAWVVGLGNVALLIWSWRELSPRFVILTTYGVALLTVLLKLAESLPHPVIDDTMLVAILAGVIKGIGGGIVFRCGASLGGTDIIVMVLRKRLGVEVGKYSFYINLVILALSALVVGIEGALFGLVSVYANGVVTDNVLSSFDRRRLVFVVSREHKTISRFIIEEMNRGVTELLGKGGYSGEDRPTLMCLLTPKQAMDLKRFVAQVDPKAFMVISEASEVLGRGFKAWKSL from the coding sequence ATGAGCAACGTGAAATGGCAGGGCCTTAGGCTGACCGCGGTGATTAAGCAGGAGCTGAGGGCCATCGGCACCATAACCATAGGCTGCATCATAATAACCCTGGGCATAATGGGGCTCACGGTGCCCTATAAGTTGCCAGACTCGGGGCTCACCGGCCTGGCGGTGCTGGGCAAGTACGCCTTCGGCCTCTCTCCCGCCTGGGTGGTGGGGCTGGGCAACGTGGCGCTGCTCATCTGGAGCTGGAGGGAGCTGTCCCCAAGGTTCGTGATACTCACCACCTACGGGGTGGCACTGCTGACGGTGCTTCTAAAGCTGGCGGAGAGCCTGCCCCATCCGGTCATCGATGACACCATGCTGGTGGCCATACTGGCGGGGGTCATAAAGGGCATAGGGGGCGGCATCGTCTTCCGGTGCGGCGCCTCCCTGGGGGGCACCGACATCATCGTCATGGTGCTCCGGAAGAGGCTGGGGGTCGAGGTGGGCAAGTACTCCTTCTACATCAACCTGGTGATCCTCGCCCTATCCGCCCTGGTGGTGGGCATAGAGGGAGCCCTGTTCGGCCTGGTGAGCGTCTACGCCAACGGGGTGGTGACCGACAACGTGCTCAGCAGCTTCGACCGGCGTAGGCTGGTCTTTGTAGTCTCCAGGGAGCACAAGACCATAAGCCGGTTCATCATCGAGGAGATGAACCGGGGCGTCACGGAGCTCCTGGGCAAGGGGGGCTACTCGGGGGAGGATCGGCCCACCCTGATGTGCCTGCTGACCCCCAAGCAGGCCATGGACCTGAAGCGCTTCGTGGCCCAGGTGGACCCCAAGGCCTTCATGGTCATATCCGAGGCCTCGGAGGTCCTAGGCAGGGGCTTCAAGGCCTGGAAGAGCCTCTGA
- a CDS encoding universal stress protein — translation MDFTEGVINMPKKMLVAVDLSKLGESVVRYGVSLSKRLDIEATFLHVIPYIWRGYEPWLPPEINQEVQEIAQKKLSYYLKKAQEQGGYQELPPHKVEILFGEPGEQIIEYAKKESMDLIVLGYKGHSALENIIVGSTASKVARYAPCSVLIYRPGHEPI, via the coding sequence ATGGACTTCACGGAAGGGGTGATCAACATGCCGAAGAAGATGCTGGTGGCAGTGGACCTTAGCAAGCTGGGTGAATCGGTGGTGCGATACGGCGTCTCGCTCTCCAAGAGGCTGGACATCGAGGCCACGTTCCTCCACGTGATCCCCTACATCTGGCGGGGCTACGAGCCCTGGCTCCCTCCGGAGATCAACCAGGAGGTCCAGGAGATCGCTCAGAAGAAGCTGAGCTACTACCTCAAGAAGGCCCAAGAGCAGGGGGGTTACCAGGAGTTGCCTCCCCACAAGGTGGAGATCCTGTTCGGCGAGCCGGGGGAGCAGATCATCGAGTACGCCAAGAAGGAGAGCATGGACCTCATCGTCCTGGGCTACAAGGGGCACAGCGCCCTGGAGAACATCATCGTGGGGAGCACCGCCAGCAAGGTGGCCCGGTACGCTCCCTGCTCTGTCCTGATCTACCGGCCGGGGCACGAGCCCATATAG
- a CDS encoding 2-phosphosulfolactate phosphatase produces MSLRVELFPVPSRVEGIFEGCFVVDMLRATTQISVLLEMGCREIRLVSRVEDARALRGALGDTWALLGERGGVPPEGFDGGNSPWEVLSAGEAPLRVVMCTTNGTGALVRALEVGARAYPFCMRNLSAAALRVLSHRGSVAVVCAGHEGESSYEDLVCAGGLLDRVIRLDPLVELSDRARGALELYRSVAGDVRGAILEGSSHARYLVELGFGADLDVACLVDATEVVCPAEAAEWGGVIRR; encoded by the coding sequence GTGTCCTTGAGGGTGGAGCTCTTCCCCGTGCCCTCCCGTGTGGAGGGTATCTTTGAAGGTTGCTTCGTGGTGGACATGTTGAGGGCCACCACCCAGATATCGGTGCTGCTGGAGATGGGGTGCCGGGAGATCCGGCTGGTGTCCCGGGTGGAGGATGCAAGGGCCTTGAGGGGGGCCCTCGGGGATACTTGGGCCCTTTTGGGGGAGAGGGGAGGGGTGCCGCCGGAGGGGTTCGACGGGGGCAACTCCCCCTGGGAGGTCCTATCCGCCGGGGAGGCGCCATTGAGGGTGGTTATGTGCACCACCAACGGCACCGGGGCGTTGGTCAGGGCCCTGGAGGTGGGGGCCAGGGCATACCCCTTCTGCATGAGGAACCTGTCCGCCGCGGCCCTCAGGGTCCTGTCCCATCGAGGTTCCGTGGCGGTGGTGTGTGCCGGTCACGAGGGGGAATCTTCCTACGAGGACCTGGTCTGCGCCGGGGGGCTGTTGGACCGGGTGATCCGGCTGGATCCCCTGGTGGAGCTGTCGGATAGGGCCCGGGGGGCGTTGGAGCTATATCGTAGCGTGGCGGGGGACGTCAGGGGGGCCATCCTGGAGGGCTCCAGCCACGCCAGGTACCTGGTGGAGCTGGGCTTCGGGGCCGACCTGGACGTGGCGTGTCTTGTGGACGCCACGGAGGTGGTGTGCCCCGCGGAGGCGGCTGAGTGGGGAGGGGTCATAAGGCGATAG
- a CDS encoding lipid-binding SYLF domain-containing protein, with protein sequence MRSTKPRSTIKLLLAAIICLMAITLPCQSWASTEGRIRDCARAVREMSRERDSDTMRDLLRSSHGVAIFPSVVKAGLGIGGKYGEGILLRHDPHTDRWYGPSFVNVAGLSWGLQIGVQSTALVLVINNRPGIEAFEGDKITLGADVAVAAGPVGRRAEAGTDSSLKASIYSYSMSKGLFAGLSLEGAVISTEHDTNRAYWGRKMSVQEILSHRASGSKMAPLLKVLREVSRPR encoded by the coding sequence TTGAGATCCACCAAGCCTAGATCGACGATAAAACTGCTCCTTGCGGCGATAATATGCCTCATGGCCATCACCCTGCCTTGCCAGTCCTGGGCCTCCACCGAGGGGCGCATCAGGGACTGCGCCAGGGCCGTCCGGGAGATGAGCCGGGAGAGGGACTCGGACACCATGAGGGACCTGCTGAGGTCCAGCCACGGGGTGGCCATATTCCCCTCGGTGGTGAAGGCGGGACTCGGCATCGGGGGCAAGTACGGGGAGGGGATCCTCCTCCGCCACGACCCCCACACGGACCGCTGGTACGGCCCCAGCTTCGTAAACGTGGCGGGGCTCTCCTGGGGCCTCCAGATAGGGGTCCAGTCCACTGCCCTGGTGCTGGTGATCAACAACCGCCCGGGCATAGAGGCCTTCGAGGGGGACAAGATAACCCTGGGGGCCGACGTGGCGGTGGCGGCGGGACCGGTGGGACGCAGGGCCGAGGCGGGCACCGACTCCAGCCTCAAGGCCTCCATCTACAGCTACTCCATGTCAAAGGGCCTCTTCGCCGGCCTATCCCTGGAGGGGGCGGTGATATCCACCGAGCACGACACCAACCGGGCCTACTGGGGAAGGAAGATGTCGGTGCAGGAGATCCTGTCCCATCGGGCCTCGGGCTCCAAGATGGCCCCACTTCTGAAGGTCCTGCGGGAGGTATCGAGACCCCGCTAG
- the glgC gene encoding glucose-1-phosphate adenylyltransferase, which produces MIFGKYGRVLGIVLAGGKGERLMPLTRYRAKPAVPFAAKYRIIDFALSNMVNSGLFSIYCLVQFKSQSLNEHIEQGWQFGNALRGRDYFITAVPAQMWTGERWYQGTADAVYQNLHLITLFDADRVCIFAADHIYKMDIEQMLQFHVDTKADVTIAANTVPSSEAHAFGCMDTDPSGRVVSFVEKPKNPPEIPGKPGFSYVSMGNYIFERHVLEEAIIEDSSMESSSHDFGKDILPRIYSRCRVMAYDFKSNVLPGIDRPYWKDVGTIKAYHEAHMDLLQHPSDLTLYNPLWPIRTVSYSDPPGFTYPDKGQGCSVVGTLRAEGSRVLGAIVHRSVLSRNCVINAGAVLEECIVGQGVVIGENCKLRRVILDAYNVIPPNTVIGYNHDVDRERYHVDPESGVVVLGMPKIQLRRTLGLPQDGDDPLSAL; this is translated from the coding sequence TTGATATTTGGCAAATACGGCCGGGTGTTAGGGATAGTTCTGGCGGGGGGAAAGGGAGAGAGACTTATGCCCCTTACCCGCTACAGGGCGAAGCCAGCGGTACCCTTCGCAGCCAAGTACCGGATAATCGACTTCGCCCTTTCCAACATGGTCAACAGCGGGCTCTTCTCCATCTACTGCCTGGTCCAGTTCAAAAGCCAATCCCTCAACGAGCACATCGAACAGGGCTGGCAGTTCGGCAATGCACTCAGAGGCCGGGACTACTTCATAACCGCGGTCCCAGCCCAGATGTGGACCGGCGAGAGGTGGTACCAGGGAACCGCCGATGCGGTCTACCAGAACCTGCACCTCATCACCCTCTTCGACGCGGACAGGGTGTGCATCTTCGCCGCGGACCACATCTACAAGATGGACATAGAGCAGATGCTCCAGTTCCACGTGGACACCAAGGCGGACGTCACCATAGCGGCCAACACAGTCCCATCCTCGGAAGCCCACGCCTTCGGATGCATGGACACGGACCCCTCGGGCAGGGTAGTAAGCTTCGTGGAGAAGCCCAAGAATCCCCCGGAGATCCCCGGCAAGCCGGGCTTCAGCTACGTCTCCATGGGGAACTACATCTTCGAACGTCACGTGCTGGAGGAGGCCATAATCGAGGACAGCTCCATGGAGTCCAGCTCCCACGACTTTGGCAAGGACATCCTCCCCAGGATATACTCCCGCTGCCGGGTCATGGCCTACGACTTCAAGAGCAACGTGCTCCCCGGGATAGACCGCCCCTACTGGAAGGACGTGGGCACCATAAAGGCCTACCACGAGGCCCACATGGACCTGCTCCAGCACCCTTCGGACCTCACCCTCTACAACCCCCTATGGCCCATAAGGACCGTCTCCTACTCGGACCCCCCGGGCTTCACCTACCCGGACAAGGGACAGGGCTGCTCGGTGGTGGGGACCCTGAGGGCCGAGGGCAGCCGGGTACTGGGGGCCATAGTCCACCGGTCGGTGCTATCCCGGAACTGCGTGATAAACGCCGGGGCGGTTCTCGAGGAGTGCATCGTCGGACAGGGGGTGGTCATAGGGGAGAACTGCAAGCTCCGACGGGTCATCCTGGACGCTTACAACGTGATCCCTCCGAACACCGTCATAGGCTACAACCACGACGTGGACCGGGAAAGGTACCACGTGGACCCCGAATCGGGGGTGGTGGTGCTGGGCATGCCCAAGATACAGCTCCGGCGCACCCTTGGGCTCCCCCAGGACGGGGACGATCCCTTGAGCGCCCTGTGA
- a CDS encoding glycogen synthase, with protein sequence MAEAIKKPRILHVTPEMSPLVKMGGLGDVVGSLPRALNELGCDCRVLIPNFKGLMDRANQMGLKVTRCKARIHVALNWRVYSAGLLRTEVGGVKTYILDQPELFGDLEVYPKALTCETAMPFVFLGAAGLEIGDATGWRPQVLHLHDWPASTAASLLKWHRHYHRCSGSYETVLTIHNLAHQGIVSPAGMDGWGFNKNSFSIDGMEFYGHVNLLKGAIMASDYVTTVSPRYSWDIQTKEGGMGLDGVLYAHRDKLKGILNGVDYSVWNPATDRVIAANYTVQDISGKWTCREDLFKMAGWEDRGEVLVCFVGRLVEQKGIDLILGAMDRLMLEPVKLLILGSGHPLFQERVLSEARKHPDRIWASTAFDEELSHRIYAGSDLLLMPSLFEPCGLSQLIAMAYGTIPVARATGGIADTVIDADGAQDGTGFLFIDYSPEEMMRALRRAIGAVTDINRRLNIMRNCMTSDFSWKSSASSYREIYMDLMGRLA encoded by the coding sequence ATGGCGGAGGCTATTAAGAAACCCCGGATCCTTCACGTAACCCCCGAGATGTCCCCCCTGGTGAAGATGGGGGGCCTGGGGGACGTGGTGGGGTCCCTGCCCAGGGCGCTCAACGAATTGGGGTGCGACTGCCGAGTCCTCATCCCCAACTTCAAGGGCCTCATGGACCGGGCCAACCAGATGGGCCTCAAGGTGACCCGCTGCAAGGCCCGGATCCACGTGGCCCTCAATTGGCGAGTCTACTCCGCCGGGCTCTTGAGGACCGAGGTGGGAGGGGTCAAGACCTACATCCTGGACCAGCCGGAGCTCTTCGGGGACCTGGAGGTGTACCCCAAGGCACTCACCTGCGAGACCGCCATGCCCTTCGTGTTCCTGGGTGCCGCGGGGCTCGAGATCGGGGACGCCACCGGCTGGAGGCCCCAGGTGCTCCACCTGCACGACTGGCCCGCCTCCACCGCCGCCTCGCTGCTCAAATGGCACAGGCACTACCACCGGTGCAGCGGAAGCTACGAGACGGTGCTCACCATCCACAACCTGGCCCACCAGGGGATCGTCTCCCCCGCGGGCATGGACGGCTGGGGCTTCAACAAGAACAGCTTCTCCATCGACGGCATGGAGTTCTACGGTCACGTGAACCTCCTCAAGGGGGCCATCATGGCCAGCGACTACGTGACCACCGTGAGCCCCCGCTACTCCTGGGACATCCAGACAAAGGAGGGGGGGATGGGGCTTGATGGGGTCCTGTACGCCCACCGGGACAAGCTCAAGGGGATACTAAACGGGGTGGACTACTCGGTGTGGAATCCCGCCACCGACCGGGTCATAGCGGCCAACTACACCGTCCAGGACATCTCCGGCAAGTGGACCTGCCGGGAGGACCTGTTCAAGATGGCCGGGTGGGAGGACCGGGGAGAGGTGCTGGTCTGCTTCGTGGGCCGGCTGGTGGAGCAGAAGGGGATAGACCTCATCCTGGGGGCCATGGACAGGCTCATGCTGGAACCGGTCAAGCTGCTGATCTTGGGATCCGGACACCCCCTCTTCCAGGAGCGGGTCCTGTCCGAGGCCCGTAAGCACCCGGACAGGATATGGGCCTCCACCGCCTTCGACGAGGAGCTCTCCCACCGGATCTACGCGGGATCCGACCTGTTGCTCATGCCGTCCCTCTTCGAGCCCTGCGGACTATCCCAGCTGATCGCCATGGCCTACGGCACCATCCCGGTGGCCAGGGCCACCGGCGGCATCGCCGACACGGTGATCGACGCGGACGGGGCCCAGGACGGCACCGGGTTCCTTTTCATCGACTACTCGCCGGAGGAGATGATGAGGGCCCTACGGCGGGCCATCGGGGCCGTTACGGACATCAACAGACGGCTAAACATCATGAGGAACTGCATGACGTCCGACTTCTCCTGGAAAAGCTCCGCATCCTCCTATAGGGAGATATACATGGACCTGATGGGACGGCTAGCCTAG